TCCTGCAGATGGTGCTGAGCTCGCTGGTGGTGATGGGCCTCTGGTGGCAGGAGTCCCAGGAGCAGGAGCTGGCCTTCGCCGGGGGCATCCTGGGCGGGCTTCATCTCACCCTGGCGGGCCTCTTCGTGGCCACCGATGTGGATGGGCAGGCCCGGCCGCTCCGGGCGAAGACCCGGGCCTGGTCCCTGCTGCGTCCCGGCGCCCTGCGGGGCTTCCGGTTCATCGTGGTGTTGTTGCTCGCGTGGACGGTCTTCATCCTGTTGCTCCAGTGGGACTCGCCCAGCACCCGGACGAATCGCGAGACGCTGATGCTCGCCACCAGTGCCGGGACGGCCTACGCGCTGCTGTTCCTCTCGGTGGCGCTCCTGCTGGGGCGCATGCCGCGCTCGGACCGCTGGGCCTCGCCCGTGTCGGTGCGCCTGCTGTTCGTGGCGCTGGTGGGCCTGGGCTGCGTGGTGCCTCCCCTCGTGGCCCTGCTGCTGGGCCGGGAGTCGAATCACGGCCTGCTCAACCTGTTCAACCCCGTGGTGGGGACCGTCAACTTCGCCGCCTACGATTACATGGCGGAGCGGCCCCGGATGCCCGGTGAGCTGCTCCTCTTCCTGGGCGGGGTGGCGGTGCTGGCGGTCTTCGCCACGGACCGGGTGCTCGCCCGGCGCGAGCGGCAGGCGCACGAGGCGTGAGCGGGATGGATGGCAAGGCGGTGGCCCGGCTGGCCCCGGGGCTGACCCTGGCGCTGCCCCGCGTGCCCCACCGGGGCCGGGTGGGCGAGGTGCGCGCCAGCTCCGTGGGCGCCTCCATGGAACTGCACGACTTCCGCGCCTACCAGCCCGGGGATGACCTGCGGCAGGTGGACTGGAACGCGGTGGCGCGCACCGGGGAGATGGTGCTGCGCGTCCGCCAGGACGAGGTGTCCCCGCGCCTGGAGGTGCTGGTGGATGGCTCGCGCTCCATGGCGCTCAGCCCGGACAAGGAAGCTCGCGCGCGGGAGCTGGCGCTGCTGACGGTGGAGGTGGGGGCCCTGCAGGGGCTGGCGCCCACGGTGCTCACCTCGGGCACGCGGGCGGAGCGGACGCAGGGCCCTGCGTGCGGCGCGGCCGTGCGCGCCTCGGTGTTCGATGCGAGGGATGAGCTGCCGCGGGCCCTGGGCCGGCTGCCGCCGCTGAGGCCGTGCGGCCTGCGGGTGGTGGTGAGCGACTTCCTCTTCGAGGCGGACCTGGACGGCCTGGTGGCCCGGCTGGCGCGGGGCGCCGCGGCGCTCTTCCTGGTGCAGGTGCTGGACGCGGAGGACCTGGAGCCCTCGGGCGGCGAGGGGGCGCGGCTGGTGGATGCCGAGAGCGGCGCTGCGCTGGAGGAGCTGCTCACCGGGGAGGTGCTGGCCGCGTACGCGCGCCGCTTCGCGGAGCACCAGCGGATGCTGCGCGCCGCGGCGCTGCGGGCCCGGGCGGCCCTGGTGACGGCCCCCGCCCCGGAGCCGCTGGAGGCGCTGGTGCGAGGCCCCCTGCGCCCCCTCTTCCTGGCGGGAGGCGGCGCGTGAGCTTCGGCTTTCCCTGGGGCTTGCTGGCGCTCGCGGCGTGGGGGCCGCTGGTGGCGGCGTACTTCCTGCGGCGGCGGCAGAAGCCCGTCACCGTGAGCGCCCTGTTCCTCTGGCGGACGCCGCGCCCCCGGGCGGAGGCCGGGCCGCGCTTCGAGCGCTTCACCCGCGAGGCCTCGCTCCTCCTGGAGGCGCTGGCGGTGCTGGCCGCGGCCCTCTTCCTGGCGGACGTGCGCTGGGGGGACGAGGCCCGGGGCCGCCACGTGGTGCTGGTGGTGGACGGCGGCCTCTCGCTCTCCGCGCGGGGGCCGGACGGGGTGACGGTGCTGGAGCGCGTGCGCCGCGAGGCCGCCACGCGGCTGAACGCGGAGGGCGCCACGCGGGTGACGCTGCTCGCGAGCGGCCTGTCGCCCCAGGTGCTCGCGGGGCCGGAGGCGGAGCCCTCGCGGGCCCTGGCGGCGCTGGAGTCCTTCCAGGCGCTGGGGGCCGGGCACGACGTGACGCCCACCTTATTATGGGCGCAGGAGCTGGCCGGGCCCGGCCGGCGGGTCCACTTCTTCACGGACGCGATGCCGGAGGAGGGCCTGGCGGTGCCGCCGCTCGTGCGGTGGACGGCGCTGGGCGCGCCCCGGGACAACGTGGCGCTGGTGTCCGCGCAGCGGCGGGACGAGGGCCCGCTCGCGACGGTGACGCTGCGGGTGGCGCGCTTCGGGGGCCCGGAGCAGGTGGCGCTGCGCGTGCTCGCGAGGCCCGGGGTGGGCGCGAAGGAGGGCTCCGAGCGGAGCGAGCCCGTCACGCTGCCCGCCGAGGGCGCGGCGACGGTGCGGCTGACGTTCGAGAACGCGGGCGATGTGGAGGTGTCCCTGCCGCCGGATGCGCTGCCGGAGGATGGGCAGGCGCGGCTGGTGCCCTCCGCGGTGCGCCCGGTGCGCCTGGCCCTGGCCGAGGCGCTGGAGGCCCCCGCGCGCCAGGCCCTGGAGCGCTTCCTCTCGGTGGCGCCGGGCGTGGAGGTGGGTGCGGCGGAGGGCGCGCTCCTGTGGGGCCCGCCGGGCACGGACGCGCGGCTGACGGTGGGCGCCTCCGGCACGCTGCGCACCTTCGTGGGGCCCTTCTTCTCGGAGAAGGGCCACCCGCTGCTGGATGACGTGCAGCTGGGGGGCGTGCGCTGGACGGCCGGCAGCAACCCGCCCGGGCGCCCGCTGGTGACGGCGGAGGACACGGTGCTCCTGTCCGAGGAGGACGGGCGGGTGCACCTCAACCTGGCGCTGGCGCGCTCCAACCTCCAGCGCACCCCGGCCTGGCCGGTGCTGCTGGGCAACGTGGTGCGCGAGGCGCGGCGGGCCCAGGAGGGCTTCCCGCGCCACCAGCTCAACGTGGGCGAGCCCCTGCCCGTGGTGACGGAGGCCGGGGCCCGCTACGCGCTGGAGGGGCCGCTGGGCCCGAAGCCCCTCTTCGGGGCGGGGGCGCTCACCCTGCCCGCGCCGCCCGTGCCCGGCCGCTACACGCTGCTGCGCGAGGGCGATCCGGTGGACGTGGCGGACGTGCTGCCCCTGGATGCCCGGGAGTCGGAGCTGCGAGGCCGGAACTCGGGCGAGCGCCAGGCCTCGGCCGAGGCGCGGGACGCGGACGGGGCGGCCCCGGCGGGCCGGGCGCGCTGGCCGCTGGGGGTGCTGCTGGGGGCGCTGCTCCTGGACTTCTACGTGACGCGGCGGCCGTGAGCGCTACGCGGCGCGATCGCCCAGGTCCGCCGTTATCAGCGTCTGGGTGCCGGACAGCTCCAGGGGGTTGTTGCGCACCAGGGTGGTCTCCAGGTCCGCGTCCTTCTGGGCGGCCCACCACTGCTCGGCCTCCAGCTCCGTCCAGGCCCGGGCGTGCACGCACTCCTCCAGCGCCGCGCGCAGCTCCCGGGCGCTGTTGAAGCGCGCCTCGGGCTGCTTCTCCAGACAGCGCAGGAGGATGTCACACAGGTCCGCGGGCAGCGCGTACCCCAGGCGGGCCTCCGGGTGCGTGGGCGGCGTGTTCACGTGGTGCGCGCAGATCTCCGAGGCGCTCTGCCCCTCGAAGACGTGGCGGCCCGTGAGCAGGGCATAGCCCACCGCGCCCAGCGAGTAGAGATCCGAGCGCGCGTCCACCTTGCCGGGGGAGGCGACCGTCTCGGGGGACAGGTAGAGCGGCGTGCCGGCCACCACGGTGCCCTCGGCCGGGCCGGGCTCCTCGGTGCTGCCCACCTGCTTCACCAGGCCGAAGTCGAGCACCTTCACCAGATCCGGGATGCCCCGGCGCCGGCACAGGAAGAGGTTCGCGGGCTTGATGTCCCGGTGGAGCATGCCCTGGCCGTGCGCCTCCTCCAGCGCGCCGCACACCTGGCTGAGGATGTGGATGACGCGCTCGGGCGGCTGGGGCCCCGCCATGGCGATGAGCTCCGCCAGGTCCATGCCCTCCAGGTACTCCATGGCGTAATAGAAGAGCCCGTCGGAGGTGCGGCCGTAGTCGTAGATGGCGATGGTGTTGGGGTGGGTGAGCTGGCTGGTGAGCTGCACCTCGCGCTCGAAGCGCTCCAGCTCCTGGCCCCCCGCGTCGGCGCGCAAGAGCTTGATGGCGGTATGGCGGCGCAGCAGCGCGTGGCTGGCCAGGAACACCTCGCCCATGGAGCCGGCGCCCAGCCGCTCCAGCAGCGTGTACTGGCCCAGCCTCCGCGCATCCCGCACCTCCTGGCGCAGCCCGTAGATGGTCTTGCAGATGAGGGTGGCCAGGGTGACGGTGATGGCGCTCCAGAGCACCGCGTCGAGCGTGGCCTGGACCACTTGCGGCGAGCCGCGCGCGGAGAGGCTCAGCGCCATGAGGGGCGCGTCCGGCAGGGCGCACGCCAGCGAGAGCCAGAACGCCCGGCGCACGGAGGTGGGAATGAAGACCGAGCGCGAGATGATGGCGCACGTGGTGCTCAGCAGCAGCCCGTAGGTGTCGCCCCCGGAGTACGAGCTGACCTTCAGCAGGTACAGCAGCCCCACCAGGGCCAGCCCCTCCAGCCACTTCAGGGCCCGGATGGAGAGCGACGCATTGCGGCACGTCAGCCAGCACGCCAGCGCGCCCAGGATGTTGAGCACGTGGGCCACCGCGCCCGTGCTCAGGAGCACCGCCTCCCACGGCCGGTGGTTCAGGAGGATCGACCCCCCCGCGGTGGCCACGAAGAAGCTGGCCGACAGCGCGAAGAGCGTCTTGTACAGAAACACCAGGCGCTGCCGCAGGAATGCGCGCTCTTCCTGAAAGGAGAGCGAGCCTGCGCCCTGAACCGAGGGCAGAAGGTGTCCGTCTCGGATGGGGACCATTCCGAAAGAAACTCTACACCAAACCCGTAGGGAAAGTTGACAGGGGGGCCCTGGGATTCGCGGGCGTCTTGGAGGCCCCGGGGGGCCCCGGGCGGCGCTAGAGTGGCCGCACTCCGTGAGCTTCTCCCTGCCACAGGCGCTGGTGCTGCTCGTCCCCCTGGGGCTGTTCCTCTGGAAGTGGGGGGGAAGGCCCGGTGTGCCCGGGGTGCTGCGGTGGGTGCTGCTGGGGCTCGCGGTGGGCGCGCTCGCCGGGCCCGAGCTGGTGCTGCGCCACGCGGGCAGCGACGTGGTGGTGGTGGTGGACCGCTCGCGCTCCATGCCGCTGGACGCGGACCGGGTGGCGCTGGAGGTGGTGAAGCTGCTGGAGGGCCAGCGGCGGACGGGGGACCGGCTGGGCGTCATCGCCTTCGGGCGCGAGGCCCGGGTGGAGCAGCCCCTGAGCGCCGGGGGCACCTTCGGCGGCTTCTCCCGGCCGGTGGACGCGGAGGCCTCGGACCTGTCGGGGGCGCTGGACGCGGCCGAGGCCCTCATCCCACCGGAGCGGACCGGGCGGGTGCTGGTGGTGGCGGACGGACGGGCCACGGGGGCGGATGCGCGGGGAGCGGCCCGGCGGCTGGCGGCCCGGGGCATCGCCGTGGACTTCCGCCACGTGGCGCGCGAGGCGGTGCCGCTGGACCTGGCCGTCGTCGCGCTGGAGGTGCCCGCCGCGGTGGCCGCGCGCGAGCCGTTCCAGTTCTCCGCCGTGGTGGTGGCCTCCCAGGCGGTGACGGGCACGGTGCTCCTGGAGCGCGATGGCCAGCCGCTGGTGAAGGGGCCCTTCGAGTTCCGCCCGGGCGCCAACGTGCTGCCCTTCCGGGACCTGGTCGACAAGGAGGGGCTGGCCCGCTACCGCCTCCAGGTGGAAGCGCCCGGGGACGGCGTGGTGGAGAACGACGAGGGCCGCGCGGTGCTGCGCGTGGAGGGCCCCCCGCGCGTGCTGCTGCTCAGCCGCCAGCCGGCCGGCACGCTGGCCCAGGCGCTGGGGGCCGCGGGCCTGCGGCTGGAGGTGCGCGAGCCCTTCCCGCTCTCGCTGGACGCGCTGGACGGGGTGGGCGCGGTGGTGCTGGAGAACGTGGACGCCAACGCGCTGGGCGAGCCGGGGCTCCAGGCCCTGGCGGCCTACGTGGAGCAGGCAGGCGGCGGGCTGGTGATGACGGGGGGCCGGGACAGCTTCGGCCAGGGCGGCTACCGGCGCTCGGTGCTGGAGCCCGTGCTGCCCGTGTCCCTGGAACTGCGCGAGGAGCAGCGCCGCACCTCGCTGGCCCTGAGCGTGCTGATGGACTGCAGCTGCTCGATGGGGGCCACGGTGCCCGATGGGCGCACGAAGATGGAGGTGGCCGCCGAGGGCGTGGTGGGCGCGCTCACCCTGCTCAACGGGCGGGACGATGCCTCCGTGCACATGGTGGACACCGAGCCGCATGAAATCTTTCCTTTGAGCCCGGTGGGGGAGGGGCTGCCCCTGAACAAGGTCGCCCGGGGCTTCAGCGGGGGCGGCGGCATCTTCGTGGGCGAGGCGCTGCGCGAGGGCAAGACGCAGATCCTCCGCAGCGAGAAGGCCACGCGGCACGTGCTGCTGTTCTCGGACGCGGCGGACTCGGAGGAGCCGGACGACTACCGCCAGACGCTGGCGGCGCTGCGGCGGCAGAACGTGACGGTGTCGGTCATCGGCCTGGGCACGCCGATGGACCCGGACGCGAACCTGCTGCGCGAGGTGGCCCAGCTGGGCGGGGGCCGCATCTACTTCGCGGAGGACGCGATGAGCCTGCCGCGCATCTTCAGCCAGGAGACCCTCACGATCGCGCGCGCGGCCTTCGTGGACGTGCCCACCTCGGTGGAGGCGGCGCCGGACCTGCCGTTGCTGGGCCGGCTGCCCTCGCTGGGGCTGCCCCAGGTGGGCGGCTACAACCTCACGTACCTGAAGCCCCAGGCGAACGTGGCGATGCGCACGCTGGACGAGAACGCCGCGCCGCTGCTGGCGCTGTGGCCCCGGGGCGCGGGCCGGGCGGTGGCCTTCATGGCGGAGGTGGATGGGCCCTTCACCGGAGGGGAGCTGCGGGCGTGGTCCGGGCTGCGCGCCACGCTGGAGGGCATGGTGCGCTGGTCCATGCAGGAGGGCCGTGCGGCGCAGGAGGCGGCGGTGGTGCGGGCCGAGCGCCGGGGCAACCTGCTGCGGGTGACGTTGGACCTGCCCCCGGGCGAGCCGCTGCCCACGGTGCTGCCCTCGCTGGTGGTGCTGCCCGGAGAGGGCGGGGGGCCGCCCGCGGAAGTGCGGATGCGGTGGGAGGACGAGGACCGGCTGGTGGGGGAGTACACG
Above is a genomic segment from Stigmatella erecta containing:
- a CDS encoding VWA domain-containing protein, giving the protein MSFSLPQALVLLVPLGLFLWKWGGRPGVPGVLRWVLLGLAVGALAGPELVLRHAGSDVVVVVDRSRSMPLDADRVALEVVKLLEGQRRTGDRLGVIAFGREARVEQPLSAGGTFGGFSRPVDAEASDLSGALDAAEALIPPERTGRVLVVADGRATGADARGAARRLAARGIAVDFRHVAREAVPLDLAVVALEVPAAVAAREPFQFSAVVVASQAVTGTVLLERDGQPLVKGPFEFRPGANVLPFRDLVDKEGLARYRLQVEAPGDGVVENDEGRAVLRVEGPPRVLLLSRQPAGTLAQALGAAGLRLEVREPFPLSLDALDGVGAVVLENVDANALGEPGLQALAAYVEQAGGGLVMTGGRDSFGQGGYRRSVLEPVLPVSLELREEQRRTSLALSVLMDCSCSMGATVPDGRTKMEVAAEGVVGALTLLNGRDDASVHMVDTEPHEIFPLSPVGEGLPLNKVARGFSGGGGIFVGEALREGKTQILRSEKATRHVLLFSDAADSEEPDDYRQTLAALRRQNVTVSVIGLGTPMDPDANLLREVAQLGGGRIYFAEDAMSLPRIFSQETLTIARAAFVDVPTSVEAAPDLPLLGRLPSLGLPQVGGYNLTYLKPQANVAMRTLDENAAPLLALWPRGAGRAVAFMAEVDGPFTGGELRAWSGLRATLEGMVRWSMQEGRAAQEAAVVRAERRGNLLRVTLDLPPGEPLPTVLPSLVVLPGEGGGPPAEVRMRWEDEDRLVGEYTLPGRGTWHPVVKLGERALRAPPVAFPYAPEFEPGTAAEGLALLRSVAQVGGGVERLSLADLFAGAPVSEGRVALAPWLVGFAVLVLLAEVVVRRFFSGPRLRKPAARPLVASPARAGAPGAGSTAPRDAPAPPASSEPAAAPEPKAAEGGVDSALEAARARARKRLGR
- a CDS encoding DUF58 domain-containing protein, encoding MDGKAVARLAPGLTLALPRVPHRGRVGEVRASSVGASMELHDFRAYQPGDDLRQVDWNAVARTGEMVLRVRQDEVSPRLEVLVDGSRSMALSPDKEARARELALLTVEVGALQGLAPTVLTSGTRAERTQGPACGAAVRASVFDARDELPRALGRLPPLRPCGLRVVVSDFLFEADLDGLVARLARGAAALFLVQVLDAEDLEPSGGEGARLVDAESGAALEELLTGEVLAAYARRFAEHQRMLRAAALRARAALVTAPAPEPLEALVRGPLRPLFLAGGGA
- a CDS encoding serine/threonine-protein kinase, which gives rise to MVPIRDGHLLPSVQGAGSLSFQEERAFLRQRLVFLYKTLFALSASFFVATAGGSILLNHRPWEAVLLSTGAVAHVLNILGALACWLTCRNASLSIRALKWLEGLALVGLLYLLKVSSYSGGDTYGLLLSTTCAIISRSVFIPTSVRRAFWLSLACALPDAPLMALSLSARGSPQVVQATLDAVLWSAITVTLATLICKTIYGLRQEVRDARRLGQYTLLERLGAGSMGEVFLASHALLRRHTAIKLLRADAGGQELERFEREVQLTSQLTHPNTIAIYDYGRTSDGLFYYAMEYLEGMDLAELIAMAGPQPPERVIHILSQVCGALEEAHGQGMLHRDIKPANLFLCRRRGIPDLVKVLDFGLVKQVGSTEEPGPAEGTVVAGTPLYLSPETVASPGKVDARSDLYSLGAVGYALLTGRHVFEGQSASEICAHHVNTPPTHPEARLGYALPADLCDILLRCLEKQPEARFNSARELRAALEECVHARAWTELEAEQWWAAQKDADLETTLVRNNPLELSGTQTLITADLGDRAA
- a CDS encoding BatA domain-containing protein — its product is MSFGFPWGLLALAAWGPLVAAYFLRRRQKPVTVSALFLWRTPRPRAEAGPRFERFTREASLLLEALAVLAAALFLADVRWGDEARGRHVVLVVDGGLSLSARGPDGVTVLERVRREAATRLNAEGATRVTLLASGLSPQVLAGPEAEPSRALAALESFQALGAGHDVTPTLLWAQELAGPGRRVHFFTDAMPEEGLAVPPLVRWTALGAPRDNVALVSAQRRDEGPLATVTLRVARFGGPEQVALRVLARPGVGAKEGSERSEPVTLPAEGAATVRLTFENAGDVEVSLPPDALPEDGQARLVPSAVRPVRLALAEALEAPARQALERFLSVAPGVEVGAAEGALLWGPPGTDARLTVGASGTLRTFVGPFFSEKGHPLLDDVQLGGVRWTAGSNPPGRPLVTAEDTVLLSEEDGRVHLNLALARSNLQRTPAWPVLLGNVVREARRAQEGFPRHQLNVGEPLPVVTEAGARYALEGPLGPKPLFGAGALTLPAPPVPGRYTLLREGDPVDVADVLPLDARESELRGRNSGERQASAEARDADGAAPAGRARWPLGVLLGALLLDFYVTRRP